In one Cupriavidus taiwanensis genomic region, the following are encoded:
- the metH gene encoding methionine synthase — protein MSDNQLPPRPMRLSGLEPFTIDDDTLFVNVGERTNVTGSKAFARMILNGQFDEALAVARQQVENGAQIIDINMDEAMLDSKAAMVRFLNLIASEPDIARVPIMLDSSKWEVIEAGLQCVQGKPVVNSISLKEGEEQFRHHAELIRRYGAASVVMAFDEKGQADTFARKTEICQRSYDILVNEVGFPPEDIIFDPNIFAVATGIEEHNNYAVDFIEATRWIKQNLPYAKVSGGVSNVSFSFRGNDVVREAIHTVFLYHAIGAGMDMGIVNAGQLGVYDQLDPELRERVEDVVLNRREDSTDRLLEIADRYKGGGAKKEENLAWRGTPEQPVPVGERLAHALVHGITTFIVGDTEEVRQQVAARGGRPIEVIEGPLMDGMNIVGDLFGAGKMFLPQVVKSARVMKQAVAHLLPFIEEEKRLLAEAGGDVRARGKIVIATVKGDVHDIGKNIVSVVLQCNNFEVVNMGVMVPCNEILAKAKVEGADIVGLSGLITPSLEEMAYVASEMQRDDYFRVKKIPLLIGGATTSRVHTAVKIAPNYEGPVVYVPDASRSVSVASSLLSDEGAARYLDELKSDYERIRTQHANKKATPMVTLAQARANKTPIDWSTYVPPKPKFIGRRVFRNYDLAELANYIDWGPFFQTWDLAGKFPDILNDEIVGESARKVFSDGKAMLSRLIQGRWLSANGVIALLPANTVNDDDIEIYTDETRSQVALTWHNLRQQSERPVVEGVRRPNRCLADFVAPKDSGIADYVGIFAVTAGLGVDKKEAQFEADHDDYSAIMLKALADRLAEGFAECLHERVRRDLWGYDAAEALSNDELIAEKYRGIRPAPGYPACPEHTVKGPMFEFLNAAEIGMGITESLAMTPAASVSGFYLAHPASTYFTIGKIGQDQLDDMVARRHEDRAALARALAPNL, from the coding sequence ATGAGCGACAACCAACTGCCCCCGCGCCCGATGCGCCTGTCCGGCCTCGAGCCCTTCACCATCGACGACGACACGCTGTTCGTCAACGTCGGCGAGCGCACCAACGTGACCGGCTCCAAGGCCTTCGCGCGCATGATCCTCAACGGCCAGTTCGACGAGGCGCTGGCGGTGGCGCGCCAGCAGGTCGAGAACGGCGCGCAGATCATCGACATCAACATGGACGAGGCCATGCTGGACTCGAAGGCCGCGATGGTGCGCTTCCTGAACCTGATCGCCTCCGAGCCCGACATCGCGCGCGTGCCGATCATGCTGGATTCGTCCAAGTGGGAGGTGATCGAGGCCGGCCTGCAGTGCGTGCAGGGCAAGCCGGTGGTGAACTCGATCTCGCTGAAGGAGGGCGAGGAGCAGTTCCGCCACCACGCCGAGCTGATCCGCCGCTACGGCGCTGCCAGCGTGGTGATGGCCTTCGACGAAAAGGGCCAGGCCGATACCTTCGCGCGCAAGACCGAGATCTGCCAGCGCAGCTACGACATCCTGGTCAATGAAGTCGGCTTCCCGCCGGAAGACATCATCTTCGACCCGAACATCTTCGCGGTCGCGACCGGCATCGAGGAACACAACAACTACGCGGTGGACTTCATCGAAGCCACGCGCTGGATCAAGCAGAACCTGCCGTATGCCAAGGTCAGCGGCGGCGTCTCCAACGTGTCGTTCTCGTTCCGCGGCAACGATGTGGTGCGCGAGGCGATCCACACCGTGTTCCTGTACCACGCGATCGGCGCGGGCATGGACATGGGCATTGTCAACGCGGGGCAGCTCGGCGTGTATGACCAGCTCGATCCCGAGCTGCGCGAGCGCGTGGAAGACGTGGTGCTGAACCGCCGCGAGGATTCCACCGATCGCCTGCTGGAAATCGCCGACCGCTACAAGGGCGGCGGCGCGAAGAAGGAAGAAAACCTGGCCTGGCGCGGCACGCCCGAGCAGCCGGTGCCGGTGGGCGAACGCCTGGCGCACGCGCTGGTGCATGGCATCACCACCTTCATCGTCGGAGACACTGAAGAAGTCCGCCAGCAGGTCGCCGCGCGCGGCGGCCGTCCGATCGAGGTGATCGAGGGCCCGCTGATGGACGGCATGAACATCGTCGGCGACCTGTTCGGCGCCGGCAAGATGTTCCTGCCGCAGGTGGTCAAGAGCGCGCGCGTGATGAAGCAGGCCGTGGCGCACCTGTTGCCCTTCATCGAGGAAGAGAAGCGCCTGCTGGCCGAGGCCGGCGGCGATGTGCGCGCGCGCGGCAAGATCGTGATCGCCACCGTGAAGGGCGACGTGCACGACATCGGCAAGAACATCGTCTCGGTGGTGCTCCAGTGCAATAACTTCGAAGTGGTCAACATGGGCGTGATGGTGCCGTGCAACGAGATCCTGGCCAAGGCCAAGGTCGAGGGTGCGGACATCGTCGGCCTGTCGGGGCTGATCACGCCGTCGCTGGAAGAAATGGCCTACGTCGCGTCCGAGATGCAGCGCGACGACTACTTCCGCGTGAAGAAGATCCCGCTGCTGATCGGCGGCGCCACCACCTCGCGCGTGCATACCGCGGTCAAGATCGCGCCCAACTACGAAGGCCCGGTGGTGTACGTGCCGGACGCCTCGCGCTCGGTCAGCGTGGCGTCGAGCCTGCTGTCCGACGAAGGCGCGGCCAGGTACCTGGACGAGCTGAAGAGCGACTACGAGCGCATCCGCACCCAGCACGCCAACAAGAAGGCCACGCCGATGGTGACGCTGGCGCAGGCGCGCGCCAACAAGACGCCGATCGACTGGAGCACTTACGTGCCGCCGAAGCCGAAGTTCATCGGCCGCCGCGTGTTCCGCAACTACGACCTCGCGGAGCTGGCCAACTACATCGACTGGGGCCCGTTCTTCCAGACCTGGGACCTGGCCGGCAAATTCCCCGACATCCTCAACGACGAGATCGTCGGCGAGTCGGCGCGCAAGGTGTTCTCGGATGGCAAGGCGATGCTGTCACGGCTGATCCAGGGCCGCTGGCTGAGTGCCAACGGCGTGATCGCGCTGCTGCCGGCCAATACCGTCAACGACGACGATATCGAGATCTACACCGACGAGACCCGCAGCCAGGTCGCGCTGACCTGGCACAACCTGCGCCAGCAGAGCGAGCGCCCGGTGGTCGAAGGCGTGCGCCGGCCCAACCGTTGTCTCGCGGACTTTGTCGCACCGAAGGACAGCGGCATCGCCGACTATGTCGGCATCTTCGCCGTGACCGCGGGCCTGGGCGTCGACAAGAAGGAGGCCCAGTTCGAGGCCGACCACGACGACTACAGCGCGATCATGCTCAAGGCGCTGGCCGACCGCCTGGCCGAGGGCTTCGCCGAATGCCTGCACGAGCGCGTGCGCCGCGACCTGTGGGGCTATGACGCGGCCGAGGCCCTGAGCAACGACGAACTGATCGCCGAGAAATACCGCGGCATCCGTCCCGCGCCCGGCTATCCGGCGTGCCCAGAGCATACCGTCAAGGGGCCGATGTTCGAATTCCTGAACGCGGCCGAGATCGGCATGGGCATCACCGAATCGCTGGCGATGACGCCGGCGGCCTCGGTCAGCGGCTTCTACCTGGCGCATCCCGCGTCGACCTACTTCACCATCGGCAAGATCGGCCAGGACCAGCTCGACGACATGGTGGCGCGCCGCCACGAGGACCGCGCCGCGCTGGCGCGCGCGCTCGCGCCCAACCTGTAA
- a CDS encoding response regulator: protein MIRVLIADDHEIVRAGLRQFISEEPDIQVTGEAGSGDEVMAQLRDAEFDVLVLDISMPDRNGIDVLKLIRQRKPDLPVLILSTYPEDQYAINLIRAGASGYLTKESAPDDLVKAIRTVAQGRRYVSATVADLLIGGLDKPTEQPVHQMLSEREFQIFCKLSRGQSVSVIADELFLSVKTVSTYRSRILEKMGMKTNADLTYYAIKNGLVE from the coding sequence ATGATCCGCGTCCTGATCGCCGACGACCACGAGATTGTGCGTGCCGGGCTGCGTCAGTTCATTTCCGAAGAACCCGATATCCAGGTGACCGGCGAGGCCGGCAGTGGCGACGAAGTCATGGCGCAGCTGCGCGATGCCGAGTTCGACGTGCTGGTGCTGGACATCTCGATGCCGGACCGCAATGGCATCGATGTGCTCAAGCTGATCCGCCAGCGCAAGCCCGACCTGCCGGTGCTGATCCTGTCGACGTATCCGGAAGACCAGTACGCGATCAACCTGATCCGTGCCGGCGCGTCCGGCTACCTGACCAAGGAAAGCGCCCCCGACGACCTGGTCAAGGCGATCCGCACGGTGGCGCAGGGCCGCCGCTACGTCAGCGCCACCGTGGCCGACCTGCTGATCGGCGGGCTCGACAAGCCGACCGAGCAGCCGGTGCACCAGATGCTGTCCGAGCGCGAGTTCCAGATCTTCTGCAAGCTGTCGCGCGGGCAGTCGGTGTCGGTGATAGCCGACGAGCTGTTTCTCAGCGTCAAGACCGTCAGCACCTACCGTTCGCGCATCCTGGAGAAAATGGGCATGAAGACCAACGCCGACCTGACCTACTACGCGATCAAGAACGGCCTGGTGGAATAG
- a CDS encoding response regulator, whose amino-acid sequence MSEQDSNTSYRALNVLLIEDSAVLRGMLLEYLKDFPFIENVDWADTEALALRLLGAGKYDVAIVDLQLRQGNGINVLRAMQRAGTGTVRIVYTNHAQLEMYRRQCAEAGADYFFDKSLELEQVFRVIEEHAAL is encoded by the coding sequence ATGTCGGAGCAGGATTCGAACACTTCCTACCGCGCGCTGAACGTGCTGCTGATTGAAGATTCGGCGGTCCTGCGCGGCATGCTGCTCGAATACCTGAAGGATTTCCCGTTTATCGAGAACGTCGACTGGGCCGATACCGAAGCCCTGGCGTTGCGCCTGCTCGGCGCCGGCAAGTACGACGTCGCCATCGTCGACCTGCAGCTGCGCCAGGGAAACGGCATCAACGTGCTGCGCGCGATGCAGCGCGCCGGCACCGGCACCGTGCGCATCGTCTACACCAACCATGCCCAGCTCGAGATGTACCGGCGCCAGTGCGCCGAGGCGGGCGCCGACTACTTCTTCGACAAGTCGCTGGAGCTGGAGCAGGTGTTCCGCGTGATCGAGGAACACGCCGCGCTGTAG
- a CDS encoding sensor histidine kinase has product MFKQSFLPHTLLLAGGILLTLAVLVASETGNIRLRESYTDVIRSQRLQTELAALNGELVNAEAGQRGFLLTGKESYLEPYYKALPRIAELMAQIRAGYANDPEGLKQFGDTSKLVNSKLNEMALTLVYGKRDLEVALDLIRTDYGKQTMDNARRGLDQLQAREAGAVSHRLEGAENDVQLSRYGIGLLTAINIILLMAVGIGHAKRLSMAEAVRTQLEEESVRLDRKVRARTRQLSALAGHLQRVTEDEKTRLARELHDELGAILTAIKLDLHWVRRKIQADQPVAAERLTRVMLHVDQGIQIKRRLIEDLRPTVLLNLGLRAAVTQLVEEVGARNNWQTGVSVPEDLPALRDEAAIALYRIVQESLTNASKYSEARHVDVSLACQGELLTLTVRDDGKGLPPDFDAGSQAGHHGLLGMEQRVTALGGSMQIDSSPDAGVRIRIEVPLTASVLAPAEEPESPEPARA; this is encoded by the coding sequence ATGTTCAAGCAGTCATTTCTCCCTCACACGCTGTTGCTCGCGGGCGGCATCCTGCTGACCCTGGCGGTGCTGGTGGCGTCGGAAACCGGCAATATCCGCCTGCGCGAAAGCTATACCGACGTGATCCGCTCGCAGCGCCTGCAGACCGAGCTGGCCGCGCTCAACGGCGAGCTGGTCAATGCCGAGGCCGGCCAGCGCGGCTTCCTGCTGACCGGCAAGGAAAGCTACCTGGAGCCCTACTACAAGGCGCTGCCGCGCATCGCCGAACTGATGGCGCAGATCCGCGCGGGCTACGCCAATGACCCGGAAGGCCTGAAGCAGTTCGGCGACACCTCCAAGCTGGTCAACAGCAAGCTCAACGAGATGGCGCTGACGCTGGTGTACGGCAAGCGCGACCTCGAAGTGGCGCTGGACCTGATCCGCACCGACTACGGCAAGCAGACCATGGACAACGCGCGCCGCGGGCTCGACCAGCTGCAGGCGCGCGAGGCCGGCGCGGTCTCGCACCGGCTCGAGGGCGCCGAGAACGACGTGCAGCTGTCGCGCTACGGCATTGGCCTTCTCACCGCCATCAACATCATCCTGCTGATGGCGGTCGGCATCGGCCACGCCAAGCGGCTGTCGATGGCCGAGGCGGTGCGCACCCAGCTCGAAGAGGAAAGCGTGCGGCTGGACCGCAAGGTGCGCGCGCGTACGCGCCAGCTGTCGGCGCTGGCGGGCCACCTGCAGCGCGTGACCGAAGACGAGAAGACCCGGCTCGCGCGCGAACTGCATGACGAACTGGGCGCGATCCTGACCGCGATCAAGCTCGACCTGCACTGGGTGCGCCGCAAGATACAGGCGGACCAGCCGGTGGCGGCCGAGCGCCTGACGCGCGTGATGCTGCATGTGGACCAGGGCATCCAGATCAAGCGCCGCCTGATCGAGGACCTGCGCCCCACCGTGCTGCTCAACCTTGGCCTGCGCGCGGCAGTCACTCAGCTGGTCGAGGAAGTCGGCGCGCGCAACAACTGGCAGACCGGGGTCAGCGTGCCCGAAGACCTGCCGGCGCTGCGCGACGAAGCCGCGATCGCGCTGTACCGGATCGTGCAGGAATCGCTGACCAATGCCAGCAAGTACTCCGAGGCCAGGCACGTCGATGTGTCGCTGGCGTGCCAGGGCGAACTGCTGACGCTGACCGTGCGCGACGACGGCAAGGGCCTGCCGCCGGACTTCGACGCCGGCAGCCAGGCCGGCCACCACGGCTTGCTGGGGATGGAGCAGCGCGTCACCGCGCTCGGCGGCAGCATGCAGATCGATTCGTCGCCGGATGCCGGGGTACGGATCCGGATCGAGGTGCCGCTGACCGCATCGGTGCTGGCGCCGGCCGAAGAACCCGAGAGTCCGGAGCCGGCACGCGCCTGA
- a CDS encoding DUF1328 domain-containing protein, translating to MLQYALVFFVIALIAAIFGFGGIAAGAVEIAKILFFIFLVVALVAAVMGLVRRGR from the coding sequence ATGCTGCAATATGCACTCGTATTTTTCGTCATCGCCCTGATCGCCGCGATTTTCGGCTTCGGCGGGATTGCCGCCGGCGCCGTGGAAATCGCCAAGATCCTGTTCTTCATCTTCCTGGTCGTGGCGCTGGTTGCCGCGGTGATGGGACTGGTTCGCAGGGGACGATAA
- a CDS encoding DUF883 family protein, whose protein sequence is MLTQNPKVRKELNHLSDSADSAIRHIKHAARDTREAAAPVSSEVKSLISQLEHTIQVLAREGSAESLQAGHRLRERASDMAHRLRAQTADGMMRARERVDGAVVQAQHRVAESPLKALAIAAAVGALIGLLLANGRHHADDEE, encoded by the coding sequence ATGCTGACGCAGAACCCCAAAGTCCGGAAGGAACTGAACCACCTGTCCGACAGTGCCGACAGTGCGATCCGCCATATCAAGCATGCCGCGCGCGATACGCGCGAGGCCGCGGCGCCGGTGTCGAGCGAAGTCAAGTCGCTGATCTCGCAGCTCGAGCACACCATCCAGGTGCTGGCGCGCGAGGGCTCTGCCGAGAGCCTCCAGGCCGGCCACCGCCTGCGTGAACGCGCCAGCGACATGGCGCACCGCCTGCGCGCCCAGACCGCCGACGGCATGATGCGCGCGCGCGAACGCGTGGACGGCGCGGTAGTGCAGGCCCAGCACCGCGTGGCCGAATCCCCGCTAAAGGCGCTGGCGATTGCCGCTGCCGTCGGCGCGTTGATCGGGCTGCTGCTGGCCAACGGCCGGCACCATGCCGATGATGAGGAATAG